From a region of the Calonectris borealis chromosome 2, bCalBor7.hap1.2, whole genome shotgun sequence genome:
- the RIOK1 gene encoding serine/threonine-protein kinase RIO1 isoform X2, with amino-acid sequence MDYRAVAMSQAVPGQFDDAECSDGEFTQDTETVKEGQVTENCQLCMCEEVNTEEGDGDDDSDDEEEDEDWDWDDEVGRLMKRHNAAGGCNPQANRQTPSCYSAKMSTPTHKALRKFEHKINLDKLNFDDSVINRVTEKSRQKEADMYRVKDKSDRATVEQVLDPRTRMILFKMLTRGIISEINGCISTGKEANVYHASTANGENRAIKIYKTSILMFKDRDKYVSGEFRFRHGYCKGNPRKMVKTWAEKEMRNLIRLNTAQIPCPEPIMLRSHVLVMGFIGKGDRPAPLLKNAQLSDSKVRELYLQIIQYMRRMYQDARLVHADLSEFNMLYHSGDVYIIDVSQAVEHDHPHALEFLRKDCANVNDFFQKHNVAVMTVRELFEFITDPSITSENIDDYLSKAMEIASKRTEEERSSQDKVDEEVFKKAYIPRTLTEVKNYERDVDIMMKLKEEDMALNVQQDNILYQTVTGLKKDLSGVQKIPALLEKKADESETDSGDDDGSSEGSDLGCKESVHPKDKPAEVSMDKKERKKMVKEAQREKRKTKIPKHVKKRKEKTAKMKKGK; translated from the exons atggatTACCGGGCGGTGGCGATGAGCCAGGCCGTGCCCGGGCAGTTTGACGATGCGGAGTGCTCCGACGG TGAATTTACGCAAGACACAGAGACAGTTAAAGAAGGTCAGGTCACTGAGAACTGCCAGTTATGCATGTGCGAAGAAGTTAACACTGAGGAAGGAGATGGTGATGATGACAGCgatgatgaagaggaagatgaagacTGGGACTGGGATGATGAGGTGGGAAGACTTATGAAGCGTCACAATGCTGCTGGTGGATGCAATCCACAG GCAAATAGACAGACCCCTAGTTGCTATTCAGCAAAAATGTCTACCCCTACACACAAGGCTTTAAGGAAGTTtgaacataaaattaatttag ATAAGCTGAATTTTGATGACTCCGTTATAAACCGAGTCACAGAGAAGTCTAGACAGAAGGAAGCAGACAT GTACCGTGTCAAAGATAAGTCAGACAGAGCAACAGTAGAACAA GTGTTGGATCCAAGGACCCGAATGATTCTGTTCAAGATGCTAACTAGAGGTATCATATCAGAAATCAATGGCTGCATCAGCACAGGGAAGGAA GCTAATGTATATCATGCCAGTACTGCGAATGGAGAGAACAGAGCAATAAAGATTTACAAAACCTCTATTCTGATGTTTAAAGATCGGGATAAGTATGTGAGTGGTGAATTCAG atttcGTCATGGATATTGCAAAGGCAACCCAAGAAAAATGGTGAAGACATGGgctgaaaaagaaatgaggaatTTAATAAG GTTAAATACAGCCCAGATACCTTGCCCAGAGCCAATTATGCTAAGAAGTCATGTGCTTGTCATGGGCTTTATTGGTAAAGGGGATAG GCCTGCTCCTCTGCTGAAGAATGCTCAGTTATCTGACTCCAAAGTCCGGGAGCTGTACCTGCAAATCATCCAGTACATGAGAAGAATGTACCAAGATGCCAGACTTGTTCATGCAGATCTCAGTGAATTTAACATGCT GTACCACAGCGGGGACGTGTACATCATTGATGTCTCCCAGGCAGTGGAGCATGACCACCCGCATGCGCTGGAGTTCCTGCGAAAAGATTGTGCCAACGTTAACG ACTTTTTCCAGAAGCACAATGTTGCAGTGATGACTGTGAGGGAGCTGTTTGAGTTTATTACTGATCCTTCTATCACAAGCGAGAACATTGATGACTATCTGTCTAAG GCAATGGAAATAGCATCAAAAAGAACAGAGGAGGAAAGATCCAGTCAAGATAAAGTGGATGAAGAA GTGTTTAAGAAGGCCTACATACCTCGAACTTTGACTGAAGTTAAAAACTATGAGAGGGATGTGGATATAATGATGAAATTGAAAGAAGAGGATATGGCATTGAATGTTCAGCAAGATAAT ATTCTCTACCAGACTGTGACAGGACTGAAGAAGGATTTGTCTGGTGTTCAGAAG ATTCCTGCACTTCTTGAAAAGAAGGCAGACGAGTCAGAAACAGACTCTGGTGATGATGATGGCAGCTCAGAGGGCTCTGATTTGGGCTGTAAAGAATCTGTACATCCCAAAGATAAACCTGCTGAAGTTAGCATGGACAAAAAG gaaaggaaaaagatggttAAAGAAGcccaaagagagaagagaaaaaccaaaatcccaaagCATGTGAAGAAGCggaaagaaaagactgcaaaaatgaagaaaggcaaataa
- the RIOK1 gene encoding serine/threonine-protein kinase RIO1 isoform X1 produces MDYRAVAMSQAVPGQFDDAECSDGEFTQDTETVKEGQVTENCQLCMCEEVNTEEGDGDDDSDDEEEDEDWDWDDEVGRLMKRHNAAGGCNPQANRQTPSCYSAKMSTPTHKALRKFEHKINLDKLNFDDSVINRVTEKSRQKEADMYRVKDKSDRATVEQVLDPRTRMILFKMLTRGIISEINGCISTGKEANVYHASTANGENRAIKIYKTSILMFKDRDKYVSGEFRFRHGYCKGNPRKMVKTWAEKEMRNLIRLNTAQIPCPEPIMLRSHVLVMGFIGKGDRPAPLLKNAQLSDSKVRELYLQIIQYMRRMYQDARLVHADLSEFNMLYHSGDVYIIDVSQAVEHDHPHALEFLRKDCANVNDFFQKHNVAVMTVRELFEFITDPSITSENIDDYLSKAMEIASKRTEEERSSQDKVDEEVFKKAYIPRTLTEVKNYERDVDIMMKLKEEDMALNVQQDNILYQTVTGLKKDLSGVQKIPALLEKKADESETDSGDDDGSSEGSDLGCKESVHPKDKPAEVSMDKKNKYSPFS; encoded by the exons atggatTACCGGGCGGTGGCGATGAGCCAGGCCGTGCCCGGGCAGTTTGACGATGCGGAGTGCTCCGACGG TGAATTTACGCAAGACACAGAGACAGTTAAAGAAGGTCAGGTCACTGAGAACTGCCAGTTATGCATGTGCGAAGAAGTTAACACTGAGGAAGGAGATGGTGATGATGACAGCgatgatgaagaggaagatgaagacTGGGACTGGGATGATGAGGTGGGAAGACTTATGAAGCGTCACAATGCTGCTGGTGGATGCAATCCACAG GCAAATAGACAGACCCCTAGTTGCTATTCAGCAAAAATGTCTACCCCTACACACAAGGCTTTAAGGAAGTTtgaacataaaattaatttag ATAAGCTGAATTTTGATGACTCCGTTATAAACCGAGTCACAGAGAAGTCTAGACAGAAGGAAGCAGACAT GTACCGTGTCAAAGATAAGTCAGACAGAGCAACAGTAGAACAA GTGTTGGATCCAAGGACCCGAATGATTCTGTTCAAGATGCTAACTAGAGGTATCATATCAGAAATCAATGGCTGCATCAGCACAGGGAAGGAA GCTAATGTATATCATGCCAGTACTGCGAATGGAGAGAACAGAGCAATAAAGATTTACAAAACCTCTATTCTGATGTTTAAAGATCGGGATAAGTATGTGAGTGGTGAATTCAG atttcGTCATGGATATTGCAAAGGCAACCCAAGAAAAATGGTGAAGACATGGgctgaaaaagaaatgaggaatTTAATAAG GTTAAATACAGCCCAGATACCTTGCCCAGAGCCAATTATGCTAAGAAGTCATGTGCTTGTCATGGGCTTTATTGGTAAAGGGGATAG GCCTGCTCCTCTGCTGAAGAATGCTCAGTTATCTGACTCCAAAGTCCGGGAGCTGTACCTGCAAATCATCCAGTACATGAGAAGAATGTACCAAGATGCCAGACTTGTTCATGCAGATCTCAGTGAATTTAACATGCT GTACCACAGCGGGGACGTGTACATCATTGATGTCTCCCAGGCAGTGGAGCATGACCACCCGCATGCGCTGGAGTTCCTGCGAAAAGATTGTGCCAACGTTAACG ACTTTTTCCAGAAGCACAATGTTGCAGTGATGACTGTGAGGGAGCTGTTTGAGTTTATTACTGATCCTTCTATCACAAGCGAGAACATTGATGACTATCTGTCTAAG GCAATGGAAATAGCATCAAAAAGAACAGAGGAGGAAAGATCCAGTCAAGATAAAGTGGATGAAGAA GTGTTTAAGAAGGCCTACATACCTCGAACTTTGACTGAAGTTAAAAACTATGAGAGGGATGTGGATATAATGATGAAATTGAAAGAAGAGGATATGGCATTGAATGTTCAGCAAGATAAT ATTCTCTACCAGACTGTGACAGGACTGAAGAAGGATTTGTCTGGTGTTCAGAAG ATTCCTGCACTTCTTGAAAAGAAGGCAGACGAGTCAGAAACAGACTCTGGTGATGATGATGGCAGCTCAGAGGGCTCTGATTTGGGCTGTAAAGAATCTGTACATCCCAAAGATAAACCTGCTGAAGTTAGCATGGACAAAAAG aACAAGTATTCTCCGTTTTCGTGA